From a single Cyclobacterium marinum DSM 745 genomic region:
- a CDS encoding S41 family peptidase gives MSIKKNTKSQIRLPIFLALGISAGIWIGATFAAPSSDRNDLKSAIYKLQEIITYINRDYVDSVDTNELVEFGIEQMLGKLDPHSSYIPAKDAALAKSQLEGEFDGIGIEFGILRDTIYVVSPLTGGPSEKIGLLPGDQIIKVDGETVAGTGVTNRDVFDLLRGPKGSQVEIAIKRKHESEFLDFNITRDKIPQYSVNASYMIDGQTGYIKITRFAANTHEEFRNALQELKGEGMERLIIDLQGNPGGYMGAAINIADEMLKDKAVIVSQKGKLDRYSQEAFAVRPGAFEEGSVIVLVNEGSASASEIVAGAIQDNDRGLIVGRRSFGKGLVQMPIDLSDGAELRLTIARYYTPSGRSIQKPYGENDEDYAMDYFNRLEHGEFYSADSINFNDSLKYETLKGRTVYGGGGIMPDYFVPMDTSMSSSYVNRLFRSESWREYILDYLDTNKKKFDKMPFEEYNKNFEISDAMLNDLVKMGEKYKVEFNEKDFKKSKHYLQVLLKAHMARNIYDDDAFYKVINEVNEIYQQAIKLLENAESLAFFEE, from the coding sequence GTGAGCATAAAGAAGAATACAAAATCACAGATACGACTACCCATTTTTTTGGCTTTGGGTATATCAGCAGGGATTTGGATAGGAGCTACCTTTGCGGCCCCCTCTTCAGACAGAAACGATCTAAAATCTGCAATTTATAAATTGCAGGAGATCATTACTTATATCAACAGGGATTATGTAGACAGTGTTGACACCAATGAGTTGGTAGAATTTGGGATAGAGCAAATGCTGGGAAAACTAGACCCACACTCAAGTTACATACCTGCAAAAGATGCGGCCTTAGCTAAATCTCAGTTAGAGGGTGAATTTGATGGTATAGGTATAGAGTTTGGTATTTTGAGAGACACCATTTACGTTGTATCACCGCTTACCGGAGGCCCCTCAGAAAAAATAGGATTACTGCCCGGCGACCAAATCATTAAAGTAGACGGCGAAACTGTAGCCGGTACAGGGGTTACCAACAGGGATGTATTTGATTTACTACGTGGTCCTAAAGGAAGTCAGGTAGAAATTGCCATAAAAAGGAAGCATGAATCGGAATTCCTTGATTTTAATATAACTCGGGACAAAATTCCACAATACAGTGTAAATGCTTCTTACATGATAGATGGACAAACAGGCTATATAAAAATCACTAGGTTTGCTGCCAATACTCATGAAGAATTTCGCAATGCATTGCAAGAATTAAAAGGCGAGGGCATGGAGCGTTTGATCATTGACCTTCAAGGAAATCCGGGAGGTTATATGGGTGCTGCCATAAACATAGCTGACGAGATGTTGAAAGACAAAGCGGTAATTGTTTCACAGAAAGGAAAGCTTGACAGGTACAGCCAAGAGGCATTTGCCGTGCGGCCCGGAGCATTTGAAGAAGGCTCTGTAATAGTATTGGTCAATGAGGGAAGTGCTTCAGCCTCTGAAATTGTGGCAGGGGCAATTCAAGACAATGACAGGGGACTGATTGTCGGCAGAAGGTCTTTTGGAAAAGGGCTTGTTCAAATGCCTATTGACCTATCTGATGGTGCAGAACTGCGCCTTACCATCGCGAGGTATTACACTCCGTCAGGCAGATCCATTCAAAAACCTTATGGGGAGAATGATGAAGATTATGCCATGGATTACTTCAATAGATTGGAGCATGGAGAATTTTACAGTGCAGACAGCATTAATTTTAATGACAGTTTAAAGTACGAAACCCTTAAAGGAAGAACTGTTTACGGCGGAGGAGGAATCATGCCGGATTATTTTGTCCCAATGGATACCAGCATGTCAAGCTCCTATGTCAATAGGTTGTTCAGGTCCGAATCATGGAGAGAATACATTCTGGATTATTTGGACACCAACAAAAAGAAGTTTGATAAAATGCCTTTTGAGGAATACAATAAAAACTTTGAAATCTCTGACGCCATGTTGAACGACTTGGTGAAAATGGGAGAAAAATACAAGGTTGAATTCAATGAAAAAGATTTTAAAAAATCTAAACATTATTTACAGGTGCTCTTAAAGGCTCATATGGCAAGAAATATTTACGATGATGATGCCTTCTATAAAGTTATAAATGAAGTCAATGAAATCTATCAGCAAGCCATCAAGCTACTGGAAAATGCGGAATCATTGGCCTTCTTTGAAGAATAA
- the ruvX gene encoding Holliday junction resolvase RuvX — MGRVLAIDLGTKRTGLAVTDPLMIVASPLETIPTHQLLEYLKRYTNSEEVSTIVLGWPKSLDGTATNMTQPVLALEKKLKKTFPAIPVELVDERFTSKMAMQSMINMGSKKKDRKEKAGNLDKISAAIILQTYLDRK, encoded by the coding sequence ATGGGTAGAGTTTTGGCCATCGACCTAGGGACTAAGCGTACAGGCTTAGCCGTCACTGATCCATTGATGATTGTGGCAAGTCCATTAGAAACTATACCTACGCATCAATTGTTAGAATATTTGAAGCGCTATACAAATAGCGAGGAGGTATCAACAATTGTATTGGGATGGCCTAAATCTCTGGATGGGACAGCTACCAATATGACCCAGCCGGTCTTGGCATTGGAAAAAAAACTAAAGAAAACTTTTCCTGCAATACCTGTGGAACTGGTAGATGAGCGTTTTACCTCCAAAATGGCCATGCAATCCATGATCAATATGGGAAGCAAGAAAAAAGATAGAAAAGAAAAAGCGGGCAATCTGGATAAAATTAGTGCCGCTATAATTTTACAAACATATTTAGATAGAAAATGA
- the def gene encoding peptide deformylase, translating to MIYPIVAFGHPILKKEAEEIHEGEEVSGLIHDMFETMGKANGVGLAAPQINKGIRLFVIDSNLMLDEEDEEKGIRKAFINPIILDEYGDKYVFEEGCLSIPEVRAEITRPEKLTIEYFDENWNLKEEEFSGMTARVIQHEYDHIEGILFVDYLKGLKRRMVKGKLIDISKGKVPTDYRMMYP from the coding sequence ATGATATACCCTATAGTAGCTTTTGGTCACCCGATACTTAAAAAAGAAGCAGAAGAAATTCATGAAGGAGAAGAGGTGAGCGGGTTAATTCATGACATGTTTGAAACTATGGGTAAAGCCAACGGCGTAGGCTTGGCAGCCCCGCAAATCAATAAAGGAATACGACTTTTTGTGATTGATAGTAACCTTATGCTGGATGAGGAAGATGAAGAAAAAGGCATAAGGAAAGCTTTTATCAACCCCATCATTCTAGATGAGTATGGTGACAAGTATGTTTTCGAGGAAGGTTGTTTGAGCATTCCTGAAGTGAGGGCAGAGATTACAAGGCCAGAAAAGTTGACCATTGAATATTTTGACGAAAACTGGAACCTCAAGGAGGAAGAATTTTCCGGAATGACCGCAAGGGTGATTCAACATGAATACGATCACATAGAAGGCATACTTTTTGTTGATTATTTAAAAGGGCTTAAAAGAAGAATGGTAAAGGGTAAATTAATAGATATAAGCAAAGGGAAGGTGCCTACAGACTACCGTATGATGTACCCTTGA
- a CDS encoding sulfatase family protein, with amino-acid sequence MNFCKLKIVFYIVALTYFAMGCHTKEKQIEDEKPPNILFIMSDDHAYQAISAYGHGLNETPNIDRIANEGAIFTRATVTNSICAPSRAVLLTGKHSFINGKVDNVQPFNWDQESFPKILQANGYQTALIGKIHLNGLPQGFDYSMVLPGQGHYYNPDFLVNGEKKRFEGYVTDITTDEALKWLKSGRDQDKPFALMYHQKAPHRNWKPAEEYLTLYDDRDFTPPANFYDQETNYANRGTAAKTQEMEIDGHAQWGHDFKLEIDPYGDSTGFSNQLKRLNPDQLAKWKAAYDPKNEAFLKAFGQGDESTFSDAKKKQIAHWKFNRYIKDYLRTIKSVDDGVGEVLDYLEANGLAENTIVVYTSDQGFYLGEHGWFDKRFMYEQSFRTPLLVRYPKEIKPGTEIDKLVQNLDFAPTFLDYAGIDAPQEMQGESFRKLVSGESGEWRDAVYYTYYEYPSVHMVKRHYGVATDRYKLIHFYYDIDEWEMYDLKEDPSEMNNIYDDPEYAEVRAMMHERLVELREKYGDSDANDKKYLDAYLEARKK; translated from the coding sequence ATGAATTTTTGTAAACTTAAAATAGTCTTTTACATAGTGGCTCTTACTTATTTTGCCATGGGATGTCATACGAAAGAAAAGCAAATTGAAGATGAAAAGCCACCCAATATCTTGTTTATCATGTCTGATGATCATGCGTATCAGGCCATTAGCGCATACGGGCATGGATTGAATGAAACACCCAATATTGACAGAATAGCCAATGAAGGTGCGATCTTCACCAGAGCCACGGTAACCAACTCTATCTGTGCTCCTAGTAGAGCCGTATTGCTTACCGGTAAGCACAGTTTCATCAATGGTAAGGTAGACAATGTCCAGCCTTTTAACTGGGATCAAGAGAGTTTCCCTAAAATCTTACAGGCCAATGGTTACCAAACAGCATTGATCGGGAAAATACATCTAAATGGTTTGCCTCAGGGTTTTGATTATTCCATGGTGCTGCCGGGCCAAGGGCATTATTACAATCCCGATTTTCTCGTCAATGGCGAAAAAAAACGGTTTGAAGGATATGTAACAGATATTACGACGGATGAAGCCTTGAAATGGCTAAAAAGTGGTAGGGATCAGGATAAACCTTTTGCTTTAATGTATCATCAAAAAGCCCCTCACAGAAACTGGAAACCTGCGGAGGAATACCTGACTTTGTATGATGATCGAGATTTCACTCCACCGGCAAATTTTTATGACCAAGAAACCAATTATGCAAATAGAGGTACTGCGGCCAAAACCCAGGAAATGGAAATTGACGGACATGCGCAATGGGGCCATGATTTTAAATTGGAAATAGATCCCTATGGAGACAGCACCGGTTTTAGCAATCAATTGAAACGACTCAATCCAGATCAGTTGGCTAAATGGAAAGCTGCCTATGATCCTAAAAATGAAGCCTTTTTAAAGGCCTTTGGTCAAGGTGATGAGTCCACTTTTAGCGATGCCAAAAAGAAACAAATCGCCCATTGGAAATTTAATAGGTACATTAAAGATTACTTAAGAACTATCAAATCGGTAGATGATGGTGTAGGAGAGGTTTTGGATTATTTAGAAGCCAATGGCCTAGCAGAGAACACCATAGTTGTTTATACTTCAGACCAAGGGTTTTATCTGGGTGAACATGGTTGGTTTGATAAACGTTTTATGTACGAACAATCTTTTAGAACACCTTTGTTGGTGCGTTACCCTAAGGAAATTAAACCCGGAACTGAAATTGACAAGCTGGTTCAAAATTTAGATTTTGCGCCTACTTTTCTTGATTATGCCGGAATTGATGCTCCACAAGAAATGCAAGGAGAATCCTTCCGTAAGTTGGTTAGTGGGGAATCAGGAGAGTGGCGTGATGCCGTTTATTATACTTATTATGAATACCCTTCTGTACATATGGTAAAACGTCATTATGGGGTGGCCACCGACCGGTACAAGTTGATTCATTTTTACTATGACATTGATGAATGGGAAATGTATGATTTGAAAGAAGATCCTTCGGAAATGAACAATATTTACGATGATCCGGAATATGCAGAGGTAAGGGCTATGATGCATGAAAGGCTGGTAGAGCTAAGAGAAAAATATGGAGATAGTGATGCCAATGATAAAAAATACTTGGATGCGTACCTGGAAGCTCGAAAAAAATAA
- a CDS encoding alginate lyase family protein: protein MATKRISLLAILIAASLCLGIKSRPKSNLLPNKPIGVLVSPKELLEIKEKANKGIEPYHTNLDEFLMFIDDLIKESEQWEPLPEEVKVVGRSSSHPIQLSSTGGKLVYGLAIAWHLTGDESYAQKARDLILDLSSTYNYQNAEEKRFDWGAQGILNLARGGTPYIYAADLLEGWEQWTVKDKLTYQVWLRDVMYSKVAWASRYRKNNWGVAGSFSAALIAYYLMDHPDWKLEEISPKYRSLSPKEAFAAHNALQIGRQKTTDDWKLDAKVNLWGILPNGAIPEEIRRGDDPIDGDYLPSEGSGTHYTMTYIEHLTAHAEFLRRLGDHSIYDNIEKDGSGSLRKAYHFVINNPKGAHCFTSNRINALYMAYNYYKDPEMLRSLKDCGPGNISGQRLALFGRLTHPIL from the coding sequence ATGGCCACCAAACGAATTTCTTTATTAGCGATATTGATTGCCGCTTCCTTGTGTTTAGGAATAAAATCGAGACCTAAATCCAATCTTTTGCCCAATAAGCCGATTGGCGTGTTGGTTTCTCCCAAAGAGCTATTGGAAATAAAAGAAAAAGCCAATAAAGGAATTGAACCTTATCACACCAACCTAGATGAATTTCTAATGTTTATCGATGATCTGATCAAAGAGTCAGAACAATGGGAGCCACTTCCGGAGGAAGTGAAGGTGGTGGGGAGAAGTTCCTCTCATCCTATCCAGCTAAGTTCAACCGGAGGTAAGCTAGTTTATGGTTTGGCCATTGCTTGGCACCTTACAGGGGATGAATCTTATGCCCAAAAAGCCAGAGACTTAATTTTAGATCTTAGTTCTACTTACAATTACCAAAATGCAGAAGAAAAGAGGTTTGACTGGGGAGCGCAGGGCATACTTAATCTTGCCAGAGGTGGTACACCCTATATTTATGCAGCGGACCTGCTTGAAGGTTGGGAGCAATGGACGGTGAAAGACAAATTAACCTACCAAGTTTGGTTAAGAGATGTCATGTACAGTAAAGTGGCCTGGGCAAGTCGTTATAGGAAAAACAACTGGGGAGTGGCAGGCTCTTTTTCTGCTGCTCTGATTGCTTATTACCTGATGGATCATCCTGATTGGAAGCTTGAAGAAATTAGCCCCAAATACCGAAGTTTAAGTCCCAAAGAGGCTTTTGCAGCACACAATGCGTTACAAATTGGCAGGCAGAAAACGACTGACGATTGGAAGTTAGATGCTAAAGTGAATCTTTGGGGGATTTTACCTAATGGAGCAATTCCAGAGGAAATCCGAAGGGGGGATGACCCCATAGATGGTGATTATCTGCCTTCCGAAGGAAGCGGTACACATTATACCATGACCTATATCGAGCACCTTACAGCGCACGCCGAATTTTTAAGAAGATTAGGGGATCATTCTATTTATGACAATATTGAAAAAGACGGTTCCGGTTCCCTGCGAAAAGCTTACCATTTCGTAATAAATAATCCCAAAGGGGCCCACTGTTTTACCTCAAACCGAATCAATGCATTGTATATGGCTTATAATTATTACAAGGATCCTGAAATGCTTCGCTCTCTCAAAGATTGCGGTCCCGGAAACATTTCAGGTCAACGATTGGCCCTTTTTGGCAGGTTGACCCATCCTATTCTTTAA
- a CDS encoding TonB-dependent receptor plug domain-containing protein has translation MKYLLFIAFIFIATSASFAQNDSTIQTLNEVIIKENRMEIPFSKSSRNISIIHRKDIETAPARSLQEILSFTPGLDVRQRGVSGVQADIGIRGGSFEQTLMLVNGIKLSDPQTGHHMVNIPVPLASVQRIDILKGPASRIYGQNAYAGAINIITELPESFNLQAGLYGGDFGMRGGSFQVSLPIGKFKQSLAVSHNASDGHWHNSDYSINTIFYEAGFDVNAFQEIKTILSFANRDFGANGFYSSSFPDQWESIQTGLAAISHTLEKGNTYVQSRAYWRSNKDEFLLKRNDPSFFQNQHTTNVYALEINGRQETNFGTLGFGVEGRQEKIDSNNLGLRERTIMGAFLEHRTNFSKHGDIRAGLYSNYYSEYGWKHFPGAELGYQLNPWLRSYANFGVSFRIPTYTDLYYVGPTNIGNDMLEPEKAVNYEAGFKLSKNGFIAELVYFNRHTDNLIEWTREDSEGPWKPQNFNEVTFQGVEAGFQYRFEGTQNDLQLREVSLSYNFIDANLIEKEGIETRYSLTALRHQLISGFQLAFKNNIELTAKMRYIERMSLDPYFLLDARLDFNRLKKFSFFTEVSNISNTDYIEAGTVQMPGRWARAGMNFRLK, from the coding sequence ATGAAATACTTACTGTTTATCGCCTTTATATTCATTGCCACTTCGGCATCCTTTGCCCAAAATGACAGCACCATTCAAACCCTCAATGAGGTAATCATAAAAGAAAATCGGATGGAAATTCCATTTTCCAAAAGTTCAAGGAACATTAGCATTATCCATCGAAAGGATATTGAAACCGCCCCTGCCCGCAGTCTCCAAGAGATATTATCTTTCACACCGGGCTTGGATGTAAGACAAAGAGGAGTAAGTGGTGTGCAAGCAGATATCGGTATCAGGGGAGGCTCCTTTGAGCAAACCCTGATGTTGGTAAATGGCATTAAACTTTCAGATCCTCAAACCGGACACCATATGGTGAATATTCCTGTACCACTAGCAAGTGTACAGAGAATTGATATCCTTAAGGGACCTGCTTCTAGAATTTATGGGCAGAATGCCTATGCAGGAGCAATTAATATTATTACAGAGCTCCCTGAAAGTTTTAACCTACAGGCTGGACTTTACGGTGGTGACTTTGGCATGAGAGGTGGCTCTTTTCAAGTTTCCTTACCTATTGGGAAATTCAAGCAGAGCCTGGCGGTATCTCATAATGCCAGTGATGGGCACTGGCACAACAGTGATTATTCTATCAACACCATATTCTATGAAGCAGGCTTTGATGTGAATGCATTTCAGGAGATAAAAACCATACTTTCCTTCGCCAACAGAGATTTTGGTGCCAATGGTTTTTATTCAAGTTCATTCCCAGATCAATGGGAAAGCATACAGACCGGCTTGGCAGCCATCAGCCATACCCTCGAAAAGGGTAACACCTACGTTCAATCCAGAGCCTATTGGAGAAGCAATAAAGATGAGTTTCTATTGAAAAGAAACGACCCTTCTTTTTTCCAAAATCAACACACTACGAATGTTTATGCACTTGAAATCAACGGGCGCCAAGAAACTAATTTCGGCACCTTGGGCTTTGGCGTGGAAGGAAGACAGGAAAAAATTGACAGCAATAATTTAGGGCTGAGAGAAAGGACCATTATGGGCGCCTTTTTGGAACACCGAACAAACTTCTCCAAGCATGGGGATATTAGAGCCGGACTATATTCCAACTATTACTCAGAATATGGATGGAAGCATTTTCCCGGTGCTGAGTTGGGCTATCAGCTCAATCCTTGGCTTAGGTCTTATGCCAATTTTGGGGTGAGCTTTAGAATTCCAACTTACACTGACTTGTATTATGTAGGGCCAACGAATATTGGCAACGACATGCTAGAACCAGAAAAAGCCGTTAATTATGAAGCTGGGTTTAAATTATCAAAAAATGGGTTTATAGCAGAATTGGTGTATTTCAACAGGCATACTGATAATCTGATAGAATGGACCAGAGAAGATTCCGAAGGCCCTTGGAAACCTCAAAATTTTAATGAAGTAACTTTTCAAGGTGTGGAAGCAGGTTTTCAGTACCGATTTGAAGGGACCCAAAATGATCTCCAGTTGCGAGAAGTAAGCTTAAGTTATAATTTCATTGATGCCAATCTCATTGAAAAGGAAGGTATTGAAACGAGGTACTCTTTAACAGCTCTTAGACACCAGCTAATATCCGGTTTTCAACTGGCCTTCAAAAACAATATTGAGTTGACAGCTAAAATGCGGTACATCGAAAGGATGAGCTTGGATCCATATTTTCTCTTAGATGCCCGATTGGATTTCAATCGTCTTAAGAAATTCAGCTTTTTTACCGAAGTTTCCAACATTAGCAATACCGATTATATTGAGGCAGGCACGGTACAAATGCCCGGAAGATGGGCAAGGGCTGGGATGAATTTCAGACTAAAATAA
- a CDS encoding hemerythrin domain-containing protein has translation MHSSKNKHRKSIAELVTENHVLAEVLHYFGISFFQHEHHSLEEVCAQYKVSPFQVIAELEEWAGRVEPTKDELFLHPIGVLVGYLKKKHRHFIRQALPFLTSMVEGIEMEKSQKSLITDLRLMFPLFVDDFIHHIHEEEDTLFERIAYLHEIEGGAIPLVEAIKVFELPSIQKMAEEHDAHDDEMIGIRKLTNDYEISGEASVSMRVLFIELQKLEKELMIHAKIENDLLFPKAVELEREVLRRLRLQIKNN, from the coding sequence ATGCACTCTTCAAAAAACAAACATAGAAAATCCATTGCAGAATTGGTTACAGAAAACCATGTTTTAGCAGAAGTGCTGCACTATTTTGGAATAAGTTTTTTTCAACATGAGCATCACTCTTTAGAAGAAGTATGTGCACAGTACAAAGTGAGTCCTTTTCAGGTAATCGCTGAGTTGGAAGAATGGGCCGGTAGAGTAGAGCCTACCAAAGATGAGCTCTTTCTACACCCCATAGGGGTTTTGGTGGGTTACCTAAAGAAGAAGCATAGGCATTTTATTAGGCAAGCTTTGCCTTTTCTTACCAGTATGGTGGAAGGCATAGAGATGGAAAAAAGCCAAAAAAGCTTGATTACAGACCTTCGGCTGATGTTTCCACTGTTTGTTGATGATTTTATTCATCATATTCATGAAGAGGAAGATACCTTGTTTGAAAGGATCGCCTACTTGCATGAAATAGAAGGCGGTGCCATCCCCTTGGTTGAAGCCATAAAAGTGTTTGAATTACCCTCCATTCAGAAAATGGCAGAAGAACATGATGCCCATGACGATGAAATGATAGGTATTCGAAAACTCACCAATGATTATGAAATATCAGGTGAGGCAAGTGTTTCTATGCGTGTGCTTTTCATCGAACTTCAAAAGCTGGAAAAGGAATTAATGATTCACGCAAAAATTGAAAATGACCTGCTGTTCCCTAAGGCGGTAGAACTTGAGCGGGAAGTTTTAAGAAGACTTCGTTTGCAAATAAAAAACAATTGA
- a CDS encoding VOC family protein — MSEFAHLKVNHVAIYAKDLEKTNQFYEEIIGLPKIEDPFKDHLHTWFGIGYGLSIHVIAREVPWKEQNIDRTNHLCFCVKDMDAFIKKLQEKNIPFGNSEGLNGKVNLRPDGIHQIFFQDPNGYWIEINDDFI, encoded by the coding sequence ATGAGTGAATTTGCCCATTTAAAAGTCAATCACGTTGCGATCTATGCCAAAGACCTTGAGAAGACCAATCAGTTTTACGAGGAAATTATAGGACTACCTAAAATTGAAGACCCATTTAAAGACCACCTACATACGTGGTTTGGGATAGGATACGGGTTATCCATTCACGTAATCGCACGGGAGGTTCCCTGGAAGGAACAAAACATTGACAGAACCAACCACCTATGCTTTTGTGTCAAGGATATGGATGCATTTATCAAAAAGCTTCAAGAGAAAAATATACCGTTCGGGAACTCAGAAGGCCTCAATGGAAAAGTAAACCTGCGTCCTGATGGAATTCATCAAATCTTTTTTCAAGATCCAAACGGCTACTGGATAGAAATCAATGATGATTTTATTTAA
- a CDS encoding M1 family metallopeptidase gives MKYNHLSKWLIVALMFSANWVSAQVTENNQSDFNEFTYRQGSAYRAASGKPGPEYWQNKADYKIAVTLNEEEHIIAGKVDITYTNNSPESLPFVWLHLEQNRFKADSRGTLTTPIQGNRYSGDVDGGFAINNVEAKLSKRGSSVSSKHIISDTRMQVFFDEPIPAKGGQATISMNFEFKIPVKGMDRMGRLDVADGTIYALAQWYPKVAVFDDVEGWNIEPYLGAGEFYLEYGDFDYQVTVPYDHIVVGSGALQNPKEVLSKTVLDRLEKAENSDETVLLIKPDEVTKPELTRPKQEGTLTWRFKIENARDVAFASSSAFIWDAARINLPEGKKAIAQSAYPNESDGQDAWSRSTEYSKASIEHYSNKWYPYPYPSAVNVAADINGMEYPGLNFCSYKSKEGSLWGVTDHEFGHNWFPMIVGSNERRYAWMDEGFNSFINHYSSEAFNDGEYGSTMQQTRKYLKWFNSEDREGIDTYPDVANTSNLGMIAYMKPAIGLLLLREYILGEERFDNAFKAYIEAWAYKHPQPNDFFNIVENVGGENLSWFWKSWFYGTDNIDLAIENVVPYGNDQVVILSNKGGVPMPVKLGLTYADGSKESIVLPVEIWQRGDSWNYQHKSNKQLIGVEIDPEKILPDINIANDKWPSEIYK, from the coding sequence ATGAAATATAATCATCTAAGCAAATGGCTGATTGTAGCCTTGATGTTTTCCGCCAATTGGGTCTCTGCCCAGGTGACTGAAAATAACCAAAGTGACTTCAACGAATTTACTTATAGGCAAGGTTCAGCTTATAGGGCGGCTTCAGGAAAGCCGGGGCCAGAATACTGGCAAAATAAAGCAGACTATAAAATTGCAGTAACCCTGAATGAAGAAGAACATATTATTGCAGGTAAAGTAGATATTACCTATACGAACAATAGCCCTGAAAGCCTTCCATTTGTTTGGTTGCATTTGGAGCAAAACAGGTTTAAAGCAGATTCAAGAGGTACGCTTACTACTCCAATACAGGGGAACAGGTATTCAGGAGATGTTGATGGAGGTTTTGCTATCAATAATGTAGAGGCAAAATTAAGCAAGCGTGGAAGTTCTGTTTCTTCCAAGCACATCATTTCGGATACTAGAATGCAGGTCTTTTTTGACGAACCCATTCCGGCAAAGGGTGGGCAAGCCACAATTTCTATGAATTTTGAGTTTAAAATTCCTGTTAAAGGAATGGATAGAATGGGTAGATTGGATGTAGCTGACGGCACCATTTATGCCTTAGCCCAATGGTATCCTAAAGTAGCTGTATTTGACGATGTGGAGGGGTGGAACATAGAACCTTACCTCGGAGCAGGTGAGTTTTACCTAGAGTATGGGGACTTTGATTACCAAGTTACTGTTCCTTATGACCATATTGTGGTAGGTTCGGGAGCCTTGCAAAACCCCAAAGAAGTGCTGAGTAAAACCGTATTAGATCGCCTAGAAAAAGCTGAGAATAGTGATGAAACGGTTTTATTGATAAAGCCTGATGAAGTCACCAAGCCGGAATTAACCAGGCCCAAGCAAGAGGGAACATTGACTTGGCGTTTTAAAATCGAGAATGCCAGGGATGTAGCTTTTGCTTCATCTAGTGCATTTATTTGGGATGCAGCAAGGATCAATTTGCCTGAAGGTAAAAAAGCGATTGCACAATCTGCATATCCTAATGAGAGTGATGGGCAAGATGCGTGGTCGAGGTCTACTGAATACAGTAAAGCATCCATAGAGCATTATTCCAATAAATGGTATCCTTACCCATATCCCTCGGCTGTAAATGTGGCGGCAGATATTAATGGAATGGAATATCCGGGATTAAATTTTTGTAGCTATAAAAGCAAGGAAGGGTCGCTATGGGGCGTTACAGATCATGAGTTTGGGCACAATTGGTTTCCTATGATTGTTGGCTCTAATGAAAGACGTTATGCATGGATGGACGAAGGTTTTAATTCTTTTATCAACCATTACAGTTCAGAAGCATTCAATGATGGAGAATATGGATCCACTATGCAACAAACCAGAAAGTACCTCAAGTGGTTTAACAGTGAGGACAGAGAAGGGATAGACACCTATCCTGATGTAGCCAATACATCTAATCTGGGGATGATTGCTTATATGAAACCTGCCATAGGTTTATTGTTGTTGAGAGAATATATTTTGGGTGAAGAGCGTTTTGATAACGCCTTTAAAGCCTATATAGAAGCATGGGCCTACAAGCATCCACAACCCAATGATTTTTTCAATATTGTGGAAAATGTAGGTGGAGAAAACCTCTCATGGTTCTGGAAATCTTGGTTTTATGGTACTGACAATATTGATTTGGCTATTGAAAATGTGGTGCCTTATGGCAATGATCAAGTGGTCATCCTTAGCAATAAAGGAGGTGTGCCAATGCCAGTTAAGTTAGGGCTTACTTATGCAGATGGAAGTAAAGAGAGTATAGTGTTGCCTGTAGAGATATGGCAAAGAGGAGACAGTTGGAATTACCAACACAAATCTAATAAGCAGCTTATAGGTGTTGAGATTGATCCGGAAAAAATCCTTCCGGATATCAACATAGCCAATGACAAATGGCCAAGTGAAATTTATAAATAA